The genome window GTTCTTTTGTAACCCTTTGGCTAACGAATCTGCAATATTATCCTTTCACGGTATATTGtcaataatgataattttgGTTGATATTAATTGTCTAATGGAACTATGTCGTCTTCATATATGACGAGACTGACCACTATACATCATCAaagcatttacaaaagaaaattaatttagagCCGATATACTTAGAGGGTGTTTGTTTCTGGCTTAAAAATCGGGCTTCTGGTTtgtaagttagaagcacttattcgtaccgtttgtgtaaaaagtcaagaagcacttataaaaagttaggaaaactagcttttgtttcagggcttctgcttttttgccaaacactttaatcacttatatgtCTTAacttacttctaacttctactccacttttctattttaaacaagaagcacttattttaagctcacctaAACGACCCCTTATACGTGATGTTTTTATAAGTTTGCTTAAAAATACTTGGTAAAAATTCGAAATacctaatttttaacaacttttaacaaaaaaaatacgtTAATTAAAGTTTTAGGTGAAAACCCGGTCAAAATGATTAAGTTTCAACAATATTTGACCTAAATATGAATACACGACACCCAGAATATCAATGTGATACTCCACTTGTAAAGGAATATCAGTGTGATACTTTGTTTGCTTGTTTTAATGCaattatttctaatttattaatatgcAAAACTCTACGATAACAGGATCCAAACCTAACACAAGAAACTCCTATCAACTGCATTGTTGGACAACGACAAGAATATCAACATCCATCCACGCGTACGAGAACATTCCTCTGTCTCTACAACATTTAACCAAACTATGAAACTTAGTAAGGAGGGTCCTATATAttcacaaataaatatttaattgtaaGAGGATTATTATGGTGATACGTCCAACTAATTGAGTATCAGGGTTATACTCGAATGTTAGAGGAGTATCAGTGTGATATTCCACTCTTATATTCTTATAAAAGCTTCATTAAATTCTTGAGTGAATGCCCGATCAAAATACCCGATTTTCAACAATATTtgaccaaaatatgaatatttagtaataTGGGACCCTAAATATCCAACATGCTCGTGCCTCAACAATATTTAACCAAAATAAGTATATTCAGTAAGGAGGGCTCTAAATACCAACAAAAGTTTTGACTATAAAAGGATTAACATGATGATATGTCATGAATAGTTGAGTATCAGGGTGATACTCCACAGGTAGAGTAGTATTATTGTATTTTCTACCAGTTGAAGGTGAATTAGGAAGATACATAACAACCAGTTGAATATCAAGATTATACGTCACTGATATAGGAATATCATTGTGATACTTTGCTTATATTGTTTTAAGGACAACTATTTCTATCTGACATTAACGGTTAGTGCatgttcaaaaatataaaaaaacatgttTACACCACAATTCAACAACATAGATTCAGAAAATAAACTCTATATTATTGATGTTGTCGAACAATAACAAGGATAACAATATCCATCCACGCATACGAGAATATACTcatgcctcgcacgggctacatattatatcattaaatataatctagCAATATTTCCTAtcaaagagaaaaaagaaatcAGAATTTTGTATTATTTACATAATCTCTAGAAATacactttatatatattttaccttTGATAATGTTAGTTAagagtttttagtatttgagatgctcttagatataacaatttattgaatttttttgattgtttttgtttttgtaatgaattaattattaaatggaTTGTTTGTAGAGTATATTTGTTATAGAATATAATGGTTGTCAAGTTCTTTTCTAAAATTAGGCCAATTATATTGCTAATCGGAAAAAATTCACGAGGGAGTCAATTGATTCGCAGTTTGCTACAAAATCGAATAAATTGGATTAAGATGGTATGGATTCAATTGTATGAAGAGGATATTATTCTTATCGAGGAgatatcaaaaattattatagatTGATTGCTCAAAAACCATCAAATTAatttgggttttatatcaaactggtcACTCATtgcgtcaaaatatctcacttgacccaccTATCCCATTggcgactcatttaagccactgtaaacaaaatatatatcattttacccataGTACTATTCATACATTTTTACTTAaacatttgttttttttgttacaaCACCACCTCGAGtaccttcataattgtctctagtatttatcaaaataatttgggaattaaaaagcaacatagctatttatgaaaaaaatatttagtaataaatatatattaatgtgaTCTCCCTAACTATGTTGCTTTAgaaatttctaaattattttgataaatactagagacaattgTGAAGGTACTCGaggtggttttgtagtaaaaaaataaacggtTGATTGTTTATAAATGATCAAGTAAATAGGTATAAATAGTGATGTGAGTAAAATGacatatatttggtttatagtggcttaaacgaGTCCCCGATGAGATGGGTGGGTAAAGTGAGACATTTTGACGAAATAGGTGGCCAACTTGATATATAaaccaattaatttttttgaaaaatatttatattcagtaTGTTAAGTGATTTGGAAATAGTTacactaattttttataatatttatttatatttcaatcTCGTTACATAATCGATTGGTAATTTGTCTCGACTGATTTCCTTTCAAATTAATGaaactttattttaataataacaataataataataaacttcACGTGGATCAtcttattaaaatcaatcaaTACATTGTCTCAAAAaggttttgaaaattatttttgcgTCCGAGTCTtgttctactccctccgtccctttatatataatttttatacgaAAGTTAAGAAaacatgtactccctctgtccctctcatttctttacagttactattttgggatgtccctttcatttctttatgttactataaatagtaagtttttcccatcattacacccactatcttctcctactatctcatatttaacaataaaaactactccctccgtttcttttccTGTAtgtaatgtcggtactgttcataacatgagacaaattactaatttacatctaatctataaaattaaatatagtcaCGAGTGATCTTGTTCGATtcatattcacgagtactttaatacggtgaaatttttatatttaatactaatacgaaatgaaagatattcacaatcaaaagtgtgtgttggcaaacgtgaaaaccacaaacaggaaaagtatttagagacggagggagtactattacaCAAACTACTATccttcactatctcaaatctattattaaatattgataggtctcaccactttacccacttttcatctaactttactcattttttatactccctccattccaaaataatagtcgctttgactttgtacacgtattttgaggtgtaaaaaaacatacttctacacattatttttgaaattttctttttctgaataaaagtttaacatctctatttttattcagaaaaagaaaatttcaaaaataacatgtagaagtatgttttttttgcacctcaaaatacgtgtataaagtcaaagcgactattattttggaatggagggagtacattgtcttggtctccgtgtccccctccaatgttaACAAttgaaggggacggagggagtataaaatagtggaaagaGAAAAAAACGGGTGAAATAGTAGgactcattgatttttaatatataaaaagaaataataaaataaaaatagtgtcaaaaagtaagaaaagtgaGGAAGTTTTGAGACTCATcgactatttttgataagttttaaaatataaaaacggatttttttggcacacactaaCAATCACCTTTTATTGAGGTGGAAGGTATTTATTGACCAAAATAATAATCATGCCCTTTTGACCAATAAAAGCTCTCCACCTCAACAAAAAGTAGTTATTAGTGTGTGCTTATAAGCACACACCAGAAGGAcccatataaaaatttagactaGACACTAAAAAAGACAGTTGAAAAATGATTGGTACAAATTTCGGTATTTTCAAgaactttgaaaagagaagCCACGACCGTGGATGTGCATAATTAGTACAGTAGTAGGTAGAACACGAAAATTGAAAGACTGAACAATTTATTTTGTCAGAAGCCGTGTGGCTGCTTTCTCAACACCCATGCAGGCAGCGGCCAACGccatacaaatacaagtagttTCATTTGACCAAATATAACAAACAAGACCAAGTTCAACGGTATCATAGTtggagccctaaatataatataaaaaattatgtccgagtagtttaggacatattctactaacttcaactccaacaatgtgccttattttcactacatgtttaatattttattattaaaaattcactttcatcattaaaacataatataaaatagagagagaaagagagtgttggtaagaatttattataaaatatgggatagggcaaggagagagtgCCTGAAAAATAAGGTTTGAatgggttgtcctagtgatatagggcatcactaggacattgttggatcaagttttttcatcaaatgccctatattatgacttaggacactaaataaggcagctgttggacttgctctaatatcCTCAAATAATATGGCCTTTTAGGAAACAAatgaataaacaaaaaaatacacCTTTTTCTGTGCattaaagatttatttttaaaaacattatttGGGAAGGTACTTATTTACAAAtaccttttttaaaaataatttttttattacttatttaaaatgaataggtacctattttcagaaaaatatattatatttgttttaaattatcttGAGTTTCTAATGTGTTAAAAATAAGTATagatcttttatatttttattttgaatactaataaaattattaaatgttttcaaaaataattaataaaattacttTTGTGTAAGCCCGATTTTTGCATTTATAAGTTGAAAGTACAATTTGtccaaaaaaattaagaagCGCTTATAAGAAGTTAAGAATATGAGAGCCATTtggacaaattttaaaaaaaattgatttcttggttgaaataaagaaatgaattagaagtgagaattaaataagttaataaagtatttggaaaaaaaaaatagaaactcTGAGCGAGAAAataagattctcagcttcttaaaagtactTCTACTCATTTacacaaacaagtcaagaaaaacagaagctaGAACTAGAAGCCACTTCCCTCGGACAAACAGGTCCACGGACTTTTATTTCATGACgacttcttcttcttttcaaaacactttaatcatttataagtttgaatttgcttttaaattttatttcacgtcggtactttaagcaagaaatatttattttaaacttatcataCCTCTTATTATACGTACAAAAAGCGGAGGGAGGGAGATCCGTTTGCGTATAGAATAAATGAAACGGACCCACCAGATATAATTGTTCAAATGCGTTGAAAGAAGTAAAGATTCGGCGTAACATATCAAATATCCACCAGCTTGTTTCatccactcggtccttgaagaAGAGTGAAGAAGTTGACTCGTTTAATCATCGTGAAACTTATACAGGATGAAGCCCATCACAACGAAGAAGATGAGGGATGATGATGTAGGTGAGGATGATGAGCCGTTAAGCCCGGCTGCACGGTTGTTTCAGTCGAGTCAACTAAACTGCTCCATCGTCATCGTCTTGGGCTCCCACACCTTCATCGATGTTGATGCTGTTAAGTCCGGCTTCCTCAATTCTATGGCCAAGCATCCTCGTTTCTCCAGTTTGTTTGTAAGTCCTCCTTTTCCCTTAGCTTTCCTTTTTATATTCTCATAAATTAGATAAGTAggagtatatttttttcaataatatatacTCTCTCTGTTCTAATGGTATCTTGACTTTGGCACATATCGaaactattataaaatataatttcataatatttttttaaatttttattgaaattttattaaaaattaaaaaaaattcatgaaattatattttataggagtctcaaaatacCTGCAATAGTGAGCGTCAACAACCAACTCGGACAGAGTACTGTCTTTAAAttttactagcttatagcccgtgcaaggcacgggagctatttaattatatataaatttcttaaatatattttaaatggtgtgaagaaatttaatttataaataataaattaaaattttcaataaaataaaattcgaaattataatttgtttgtaagttagaactgtggtaaatacatcatcacagccattaatggcttcaaataaactattgtaatgaagccattccttttctcgtatgtaccctgccaaagtattaaattctttctatcaaattttaatatattttgagtggaatacgttattaccaactcttattagattatatttataaatgtattttatattagaattattatagtgTGATTTAAatagcccgcaagggttggtttgGCTGGTTAAATAGAGGACATATATCCttttggtcacaggttcgactcccaaAGGGTGGATTAACGCTATTGCGTGATCCGAAAGGTAGCGGTTGCGGGTTCTtaggttaaaaaaaattaaaaaatatataatgtgatttaaatatttttcaaaaaatttatatgattctaaattaaaattgataaatataatttgtttttgaattaagaaaaggaatcataaacatgcaataagaaggtagaatctattttagattaagaaaaattttatgtatttgctaatcacataaatccggcttattgattttaaaatatattataaaaaaattgtgacggtgagatttatatgattctacgaataaaactggtaggaaatatttatttgggattaaaaaaaatcatatacacgtgaaagacagaatttgttttggattctgaaaaggaattataaatatgcaaggtgatatcagttgccttgtagaacagaagttaattttccaatgcttatttgttcaatataagatccaacggatgataagcttttggaccagaggaccatgcgaccaaattatctcccttacgcttattatatataagtatataatgcgTATTTTGAGATGAAAATACATAGTATTaccacttttcaactttttttgaaaataaaaatttaatatctatataAGTATAGaaactatattatttatttatctttcaacaaattaaaataattgttattgttgataatgggaatacttatttttattaaataataataaaatactttcttaatattttttcctAAAAAATGCACAAATACgtttcttttccaaaaataagtcATTGTTtggataataaatttttttgggcATGATTAGCAACTCGTAAATTACTTAAGAGTCACTAAGTTTGGATTGTATGCTTAGCTTCTATGTTAAAAACAATGACAAACTAATGAAAGTTAATTTCAAGAAGCTTCAACAGTAGAGTGAACTAGTACTTAAATAAGTTTGTTATAAAGGTAACTGATGATAAGAATGGTGGGAAAATGAGTTGGAGAAGAACAAAAGTAGACATACATAAGCATGTGATTGCTCCGGAGTTGGATCCAAGCATGGAGTTAGCTGACAGTTTTGTTGAAGATTATGTATCGAATCTTACGAATACGGGATTGGATCTTACAAAGCCATTGTGGGAGCTTCATGTTTTGAATGTCAAGACATCGGATGCTAATGCAACTGCAGTACTTAAACTTCATCATTCAATTGGAGATGGAATTTCTATAATGTCTCTATTTTTAGCTAGTAGCAGAAAGGCTTCTGATCCCGAATCAATGCCAAGTCTTCCGAAGAAAAAAAGGCCAGGTGGCTTTTGGAGTAATTGTCATGGTTTCTGGGGGGTTCTGTTTACTGTTTGGACCATGATTTTAATGGTTTTTAACACTTTGGTGGATGTTATGAATTTTGCTGCTACTGCTTTGTTCTTGAAAGACACAGACACTCCACTCAAAGGCTCTGCAGAGGATATTGGACTGAGTCGTAAAAGAATCGTTCACAGAATCGTTAGTTTAGATGATATAAAGATGGTGAAATCTGCAATGAACACGGTATGAATAGAATGTTAGTTTTTCATTAGCCTCTGCTACATATATAGGCTATTACAGACTCACTAACATTATTTGAGGATGTTTTAGACAATTAACGATGTTCTGCTAGGAATAACAATGGCTGGCCTATCTCGCTATCTTAATGGGAAATATGGTTAGTGTTCTCATCTAGCCCGTgtttatcaaacaattttacTCTGATAAAATTGTTTCCCACGGCAAGTTTATCAAGTGACTAAGCACATTCCAATACTCTCATGTATTGTATTGTTTAGCAACAAGAAGTTATCAGAATGAGAGGGACCAAGATAGAGCAAGCAAAAAGGGGAACCATCTGCCTGCCAATATTCGTTTCCGATCAACTTTATTATATAACCTTAGACCATCAACCGGAATTGAGGTAGATTCACATGTAAAGATTAAGATGTTTGGTTCTTCTTTTGACTGCAGGAAAGATAAAGCATATGtgcaaatttttttcttttaatacaGTCATTGGCTGAGATGATGGAAAAGGAGTCCAAAGTGAGGTGGGGTAACCTTATTGGTTATGTTCTTCTTCCGATTACCATTGCCTTACCTGATGATTTACTAGATTATGTTCGCAAGGCCAAGGCCATTGTTGATAGAAAGAAGCTCTCCTTTGAAGCTCTATGCTCCTTTTCTGTAGGCCGGGTTATACTCGAGTTATTTGGACTTAAGGTATTAACAGTTTATCTATGAATCTTACTGTCACAAGTTATGCACACCGAATTTGTCACTGTTCTACAAAAATATATCTTGATTTTCTTTGTAATAAACAGAGAACTTCTTATGTGATGCACAAAATCATATCAAACACAACGATGTCCTTCTCAAACGTTGTTGGTCCGCAAGAAGAGATTAGCTTCTACGGCCATCACTTGTCTTACATTGCTCCTAGTGTGTATGGACAACCACAAGTAAGAACGTTTACCATTGCTGTCCAGTAAAAGTGGGAAACATCCTGTAATATCCATTTCGTTATATGATGTgtttattcatttaatttttattgcaGGCATTGACAGTACATTGGCAGAGCTATGCGGACAAAGTAATACTTGTATTAGCagttgatccagatgtgatacCTGATTATAACAATCTTTGTACTGATTTTGAGGCATCACTTAAACTCATCAAAGACGCTGTCATTCAAAGTGGAGCAACCGTCCGTGTGCAAGCCAAAACCGGTCATAAACAGGACTAGGCATCAAGCAACATAAACAATaggaacacacacacacacacacacatgtttcTGAAAGATTCTGTACACAAAATGAATTTAGGTAAAATGATTAGTATCGAGCGCAGTTGAATAGGTCAAGTGGTGGATTTATCCTTTCTTGTTCCGGGACACCCGGGTTCAACTTTCGCTCACCCCGAGAAGTATTAGAAcatatactcatttgtaaggcatataagcctaatttgtcaaaaaaaaaaaaaaaaggtaaaatGATTCATATCCGAAACTATATTATGCATTTTGAGCAACATTTTGTCAATCTTGCAAATGGAGTCTGTACTGTATCTGTGATGATTACTTATGTTAGTCTTAAGTTTATGTACCAGAAAGTAGAAAAAGACTCTAGCTCCCAAGTAGTTTGTTTAAACATCAATTAAACAGTGCCGGTTTTGTGATGATAAAGAACACAAGTAGATGTGCCACTGCCACCATAATCAGGACTGAAGGATTTCATGGAAGCATCTATTCAAGCTGCATTCATTGATGAATGATCAAGGATGTTGCGTTGGTTTGTGTTGCGAAACAAAAAATGGACGTGGAGGAAGGAGTGTCAATTTGTTTTGCTTGTTTCAATGGACATTTGCACTAGTGAACTGATTCTGGTGTGTCATCAGGAAGGCAAGGCAATGGTCATCACCTTGTAGAACAAACTTAGGTCCTGTTTGTCTCCGACTTTAAGCCAGGCTTAAAgctgtttataattttaagctGAAAAACGTCCCATGTTATAGGCTTTCGCCTTTCAGTACCTACACATTGGGTCAGGTGTGCCGGTAACAATAGTCAAGAGGCTTGAAACACTTCAAGTGCACCATCAGCGCTTGCTGGATTTCTTATAATCTACTCTGATCAAGTTTCCGGCAGAATTGTCTATAGGCTTCTTCGTCTTCGTTTTCTTCAAGTTCATGGCAGCATTCTCTTTAGGCTTCTTCTTCTTCGGTGTTACCCTTTCAAGTATGAATTAAGATCAGGAAGGAGTAGATGATACTCGACAGAGCTTCTTCATATGTCATTGCTTTAAATAACAATGGAGGTCCAATAGTATACCATTTTCATACCACATTTAAAAAGAGTATCATACGTCAAGGTCGTTTTTGTCACGATATCATGTCAAGTAACCGGTTTAAAAAACATTCGTTAACCGATACCATCCATTTTTGTTCGCCATCAAACGGAGGAAACCGAAAGCTTGATTCTCCGATCATCGACACGGCCTTAAGACCCCATTAACGGATCTTCCCAAGGATTTTCAAACCTGCACAACCcaaaataataaacatattCAAATTCTTTCAAGATGAACACAAGACAAAATTTACTTGTTATGCATATATGTATAGCATTAGCCACTGACCAATACATAAAATCTTATATAGATGAACACTAAACTATACTTACACACCACAATGAAAGTATATGTATATCAATAGCATCATCAACAAAACTCCATTGATGAACACTTTAGCAAACCATGCATCCAAAAAcaacacaaaacaaaatttgAGACCACCATTCAAAAACTcatttaatttcttaaaaacaAAGACCCACTACCTCGTACAAtttaacaattaaaattttacttaccaaaattttgattcttttacataaaatttatattcatcCAACAAATTCAACTCAACTTAGAGCCCAAGTTTCATTATAACAACCAACGTATACATACACGCAtgcatatatacacacagatttaaaaatacacacacaaattcgaaaaattatatttatatagacACGCGTATTTTAAAGTCATTCTTGTTAGCTTTGGCTTCTTCCTTTCTCGCTATAGTTTTCACTGTATACTTACACCATTCTGTAT of Daucus carota subsp. sativus chromosome 3, DH1 v3.0, whole genome shotgun sequence contains these proteins:
- the LOC108210812 gene encoding wax ester synthase/diacylglycerol acyltransferase 11; amino-acid sequence: MKPITTKKMRDDDVGEDDEPLSPAARLFQSSQLNCSIVIVLGSHTFIDVDAVKSGFLNSMAKHPRFSSLFVTDDKNGGKMSWRRTKVDIHKHVIAPELDPSMELADSFVEDYVSNLTNTGLDLTKPLWELHVLNVKTSDANATAVLKLHHSIGDGISIMSLFLASSRKASDPESMPSLPKKKRPGGFWSNCHGFWGVLFTVWTMILMVFNTLVDVMNFAATALFLKDTDTPLKGSAEDIGLSRKRIVHRIVSLDDIKMVKSAMNTTINDVLLGITMAGLSRYLNGKYATRSYQNERDQDRASKKGNHLPANIRFRSTLLYNLRPSTGIESLAEMMEKESKVRWGNLIGYVLLPITIALPDDLLDYVRKAKAIVDRKKLSFEALCSFSVGRVILELFGLKRTSYVMHKIISNTTMSFSNVVGPQEEISFYGHHLSYIAPSVYGQPQALTVHWQSYADKVILVLAVDPDVIPDYNNLCTDFEASLKLIKDAVIQSGATVRVQAKTGHKQD